The DNA sequence TTAAAATTCTTCGTCTGCCAATTCCTTATTGACCACTGCACCTGCAAAATTCCCTTGTGCAACAGCATTAGCCACGGAGCGCATCATAGTCACACTGTCTCCACAGGCAAAAACTCCGGGAACATTTGTTTTCTGCATCATATCCACTTTAATAAATCCCTGTTCTGTAAGTTCGCATCCCAAGTCATCGGATACATTAAGGTTTTGTTCAAAAGGAATTTTAGCATATAAAGCCTGTAAAGCAACTTCTTTTCCGTTTTTGAAAACTATTTTCTGAATGGAACCATTTGTATGCTCAATGCTTTTAATTTCATCTTCGTTAAGAATGATTTTATTCTGCTTCAGTTTTTCGAGTTGTTCATCAGTAAGAACAGCTTTCCCGTTTGTAAACAGGGTAAGATTTTTAGTCAGATTAAAAATCAGTTTTGAAAATTCGTAAGCCATATCCCCATTGGAAAGAATTCCGGTAACCTCGTTTTTCACTTCATAGCCATGACAGTAGGGACAATGTATAACAGAAATCCCCCAGCATTCTGCAAATCCGGGAATATGAGGCATTTTATCTTTCACTCCGGAAGCCAAAATAAGTTTTTTAGCCTGGAATTTTTCGCCGGATGAAGTTTCAATCCCGAAACCATCAGTTATTTTTACTGTTTTTACAACTGTTTCATTATAAAAATGAACTGTATTGTATTTTTGGACATCTTTTTTGGCAAGTTGAGCAATTTCTGACGGTGTTTTTCCATCATGAGTAACAAAATTGTGAGAATGAGGAGTCTGTCTGTTACAAGGTTTTCCGTTGT is a window from the Chryseobacterium indologenes genome containing:
- a CDS encoding NAD(P)/FAD-dependent oxidoreductase; the encoded protein is MENKNFDVIIIGGSYSGLSAGMSLGRSLRNVLIIDNGKPCNRQTPHSHNFVTHDGKTPSEIAQLAKKDVQKYNTVHFYNETVVKTVKITDGFGIETSSGEKFQAKKLILASGVKDKMPHIPGFAECWGISVIHCPYCHGYEVKNEVTGILSNGDMAYEFSKLIFNLTKNLTLFTNGKAVLTDEQLEKLKQNKIILNEDEIKSIEHTNGSIQKIVFKNGKEVALQALYAKIPFEQNLNVSDDLGCELTEQGFIKVDMMQKTNVPGVFACGDSVTMMRSVANAVAQGNFAGAVVNKELADEEF